A single genomic interval of Rhodopseudomonas palustris harbors:
- a CDS encoding glycosyltransferase encodes MHTSVHAARWIEQTSKLGFDCHVFPINDLPPHHLLGDATLHVPTLSFKPALSAARSERPDLLRRLGRIARLVLSRPDEAARRLKERLLALRSVEIVDMSASQPCAVGPIVRHFPVDDVLRDLSAADQTITLGLPGESDAATARLYGPEVLAALIERLQPDLIHSMEFQHAGYLTLSARDRIKGRFPRWLATNWGSDIYYFGRDAAHAAQIRRLCAAIDVYSCECHRDIGLAREFGYRGPELPVLPNSGGIDIAHIEQLRDPTPPSARRLIMVKGYDHFAGRAMVSLAVLERFAAQLRDFTVVLFSVGARPRARAIELAQAGTLDIRVIDWATHDEILRHFGRARLYLGISISDAISTSVLEAMAMGAFPIQTDTSCCAEWFVPDQTGFTVPVDDFEVICERFQRALTDDALVDAAAPRNFDIIRSRLAIDVMLPKMREFYRQALIDSRTHEGEGEAR; translated from the coding sequence ATGCACACCAGCGTCCATGCGGCACGCTGGATCGAGCAGACGTCAAAGCTCGGCTTCGACTGCCACGTTTTTCCGATCAACGACCTACCGCCGCATCATCTGCTCGGCGACGCTACGCTGCATGTTCCGACGCTGAGTTTCAAACCGGCGCTTTCGGCGGCGCGAAGCGAGCGGCCAGATCTGCTGCGCCGCCTCGGCAGGATCGCGCGCCTCGTCCTGAGCCGTCCCGACGAAGCCGCGCGACGACTGAAGGAACGGCTGCTCGCGCTACGCTCGGTTGAGATCGTGGACATGTCGGCCTCGCAACCGTGTGCCGTCGGACCGATCGTCCGGCATTTCCCGGTCGACGACGTGCTGCGGGACCTGTCGGCGGCCGATCAGACCATCACACTCGGCCTGCCCGGCGAAAGTGACGCTGCCACCGCGCGCCTTTACGGCCCCGAAGTGCTGGCTGCGCTGATCGAACGGCTGCAGCCGGACCTGATCCATTCGATGGAATTCCAGCATGCCGGCTACCTGACGCTGAGCGCCCGCGATCGGATCAAAGGCCGTTTTCCGCGCTGGCTCGCCACCAATTGGGGAAGCGATATCTATTATTTCGGCCGGGATGCCGCTCACGCTGCGCAGATCAGACGTCTGTGCGCCGCCATCGACGTGTATTCCTGCGAGTGCCACCGCGACATCGGTCTGGCGCGTGAGTTCGGCTATCGCGGACCGGAACTGCCGGTGTTGCCCAATTCCGGCGGTATCGATATCGCGCACATCGAACAGCTTCGCGACCCCACGCCACCTTCGGCGCGTCGGCTGATCATGGTGAAGGGATACGACCATTTCGCCGGACGCGCGATGGTGTCGCTCGCGGTCCTCGAACGCTTCGCTGCGCAACTGCGCGATTTCACCGTCGTGCTGTTCTCGGTCGGCGCGCGCCCCCGCGCCCGCGCGATCGAACTCGCGCAAGCCGGCACGCTGGACATCAGGGTGATCGACTGGGCCACGCACGACGAAATCCTGCGGCATTTCGGCCGCGCCCGGCTCTACCTCGGGATCAGCATTTCCGATGCGATTTCGACCTCTGTGCTTGAGGCGATGGCGATGGGCGCGTTCCCGATCCAGACCGATACCTCTTGCTGCGCCGAATGGTTCGTTCCGGACCAGACCGGCTTCACGGTGCCGGTCGACGATTTCGAGGTGATCTGCGAACGGTTCCAGCGCGCCCTGACCGACGACGCGCTGGTCGACGCCGCGGCGCCGCGGAATTTCGACATCATCCGGAGCCGCCTCGCGATCGACGTCATGTTGCCCAAGATGCGCGAATTCTATCGGCAAGCACTGATCGATTCCCGGACGCACGAGGGCGAAGGCGAAGCGCGATGA
- a CDS encoding glycosyltransferase, whose protein sequence is MNVTQISSSDVIGGRFNGYGIRHLLANEGIVSTHLVWNKLGKDGSSSHFFPIPGSRHATSALIRIEDMLSIHGRTALQSFTLPLHRQFQTADLIHYHIIHDGYFSLDALPWLSRRKPTIWTVHDPWIFTGHCIYPVGCERWQIGCGQCPRLDLPFAMRRDRTEQDFAWKRNILLKSDLEIVVASESMRRMAAASPIARGKRLHVIPFGIDLQKFAPGDAAAARARLGILPGRIAIGVRAFPLSPYKGFEFFVEALRRLEGLDTPLAIVTTNTKGQLNEFIGKHQIIDLGWVNDESLILDSYQALDMFVMPSIAEAFGMMAIEAMACGKPVIVFDGTSLPDIVRAPEVGVAVARGDTEALADAIKSLVENKDQRERRGLAGRALSEELYDDRLFAKRLADLYRSVAARRTGPADGTP, encoded by the coding sequence ATGAACGTCACTCAGATCAGTTCATCGGATGTGATCGGCGGCCGGTTCAACGGCTATGGCATCCGGCACCTGCTGGCGAACGAGGGGATCGTCTCGACTCATCTGGTCTGGAACAAGCTCGGCAAGGACGGCTCGTCCAGCCACTTCTTCCCCATTCCCGGCAGCCGCCACGCGACGTCGGCGCTGATCCGCATCGAGGACATGCTGTCGATTCACGGCCGCACCGCGCTGCAGTCTTTCACGCTCCCGCTGCATCGCCAGTTTCAGACCGCGGATCTGATCCATTACCACATCATTCACGACGGCTATTTCAGCCTTGACGCATTGCCCTGGCTGTCTCGCCGGAAACCGACGATATGGACCGTCCACGATCCGTGGATCTTCACCGGCCATTGCATCTATCCGGTCGGATGCGAGCGATGGCAGATCGGCTGCGGCCAATGTCCAAGGCTCGATCTGCCGTTCGCGATGCGGCGGGACCGGACTGAGCAGGACTTCGCCTGGAAGCGCAATATCCTGCTGAAGTCCGACCTCGAAATCGTCGTGGCATCGGAATCGATGCGCCGCATGGCGGCCGCCTCGCCGATCGCCCGGGGCAAGCGTCTGCACGTCATCCCGTTCGGCATCGATCTGCAGAAGTTCGCGCCCGGCGACGCTGCCGCCGCGCGGGCGCGGCTCGGGATTCTGCCGGGCCGGATCGCGATCGGAGTCCGCGCGTTTCCGCTCAGTCCCTACAAGGGTTTCGAATTCTTCGTCGAGGCGTTGCGGCGGCTCGAAGGGCTCGACACGCCGCTGGCGATCGTCACCACCAACACCAAGGGACAGCTCAACGAGTTCATTGGCAAGCACCAGATCATCGATCTCGGATGGGTCAACGACGAGAGCTTGATCCTCGACAGCTACCAGGCGCTGGACATGTTCGTGATGCCTTCGATCGCCGAGGCGTTCGGCATGATGGCGATCGAGGCGATGGCCTGCGGCAAGCCGGTGATCGTGTTCGACGGCACGTCGCTGCCGGATATCGTGCGCGCACCGGAGGTCGGCGTCGCGGTGGCGCGTGGCGACACCGAGGCGCTCGCCGACGCCATCAAGTCGCTTGTCGAGAACAAGGATCAGCGCGAGCGCCGCGGGCTCGCCGGCCGTGCGCTGAGCGAAGAACTCTACGATGACCGGCTCTTCGCGAAGCGGCTGGCGGACCTCTACCGCTCGGTCGCGGCGAGGCGGACCGGCCCGGCGGACGGCACCCCATGA
- a CDS encoding dTDP-4-dehydrorhamnose reductase family protein, translating to MKILIVGVSGMFGSSAYRLFASSNGISVTGTARSATLLDGLPRHNRAKIVVGVDALDTDALIQVVADERPDVVINCVGVIKQLPAAKAELPSIAINSLFPHRLAKIAALANARLIHLSTDCVFSGDKGHYRETDFPDAGDLYGRTKLLGEVDYAHAVTLRTSIIGHELGRSVSLIGWFLDQPGPRVSGYRRAIYSGFPTVELARIIRDHVIPNPALSGLWQVASQPINKYELLKLVADIYGKQIEIVPDDSVVIDRSLDGSRFAAATGYTAPSWRDLITTMYASR from the coding sequence ATGAAGATTTTGATCGTTGGCGTTTCCGGTATGTTCGGAAGCTCCGCCTACCGGCTGTTCGCGTCTTCGAACGGCATCAGCGTGACCGGAACGGCGCGATCGGCCACGCTGCTGGACGGGTTGCCCCGTCATAACCGCGCCAAAATCGTCGTCGGCGTCGACGCCCTCGACACCGACGCGCTGATCCAGGTCGTCGCTGATGAGCGGCCGGACGTGGTGATCAACTGCGTCGGCGTCATCAAACAGTTGCCGGCCGCCAAGGCCGAACTGCCATCAATTGCGATCAATTCGCTGTTTCCCCACCGGCTCGCCAAGATCGCAGCCCTCGCCAATGCGCGGCTCATCCATCTGTCGACCGACTGCGTCTTTTCCGGCGACAAGGGCCATTACCGGGAAACCGATTTTCCCGACGCTGGCGATCTATACGGTCGCACCAAGCTGCTCGGCGAAGTCGACTATGCGCATGCGGTCACGCTGCGCACCTCGATCATCGGCCACGAGCTCGGCCGTTCCGTCTCGCTGATCGGCTGGTTCCTCGACCAGCCCGGACCGCGCGTCAGCGGCTATCGGCGCGCGATTTACAGTGGCTTTCCGACCGTCGAGCTAGCCCGCATCATCCGCGACCACGTCATTCCCAACCCGGCGCTGAGCGGTCTTTGGCAGGTGGCGTCGCAGCCAATCAACAAATACGAATTGCTGAAGCTGGTCGCCGACATCTACGGCAAGCAGATCGAGATTGTGCCCGACGACTCCGTTGTGATCGATCGCTCGCTCGACGGTTCGCGGTTTGCCGCGGCCACCGGCTACACCGCGCCGTCCTGGCGCGATCTGATCACAACGATGTACGCGTCCCGCTAG
- a CDS encoding polysaccharide biosynthesis protein — MNANIPNLKDKVLLITGGTGSFGNAVLKRFLKEEVREIRIFSRDEKKQEDMRLALKNDRVKFYIGDVREPSSIAAAMRGVDLVFHAAALKQVPSCEFYPLEAVRTNILGAENVMDAALKSKVERVVVLSTDKAVYPINAMGMSKALMEKLAVAKARLLAPDDSTVLCATRYGNVMASRGSVIPLFVSQVKANQPITVTDPSMTRFLMSLEESVDLVLFAYGNGRQGDILVQKSPACTVEVLAKAVMAVFERAVPIQVIGTRHGEKKYESLVSREEMARAEDLGRYYRVPADDRDLNYNKYFVEGEQSISKTEDYTSDNTHRLDVDQVKDLLLRLDYIQDELKSGFPGQ; from the coding sequence ATGAACGCCAACATCCCTAACCTGAAAGACAAGGTCCTGCTGATCACCGGCGGCACGGGATCGTTCGGCAACGCCGTGCTGAAGCGCTTCCTGAAGGAGGAGGTGCGCGAGATCCGCATCTTCAGCCGCGACGAGAAGAAGCAGGAGGACATGCGGCTCGCGTTGAAGAACGATCGGGTCAAGTTCTACATCGGCGACGTGCGGGAGCCGTCCAGCATCGCCGCGGCGATGCGGGGCGTCGACCTCGTGTTCCATGCCGCCGCGCTGAAGCAGGTGCCATCCTGTGAATTCTATCCGCTCGAGGCTGTGCGCACCAACATCCTCGGCGCAGAAAACGTGATGGACGCGGCGCTGAAGAGCAAGGTCGAGCGGGTCGTCGTGCTGTCGACCGACAAGGCGGTGTATCCGATCAACGCGATGGGCATGAGCAAGGCGCTGATGGAGAAGCTCGCGGTCGCCAAGGCGCGGCTGCTCGCGCCCGACGATTCTACGGTGCTGTGCGCGACCCGATACGGCAACGTAATGGCGTCGCGCGGATCGGTGATTCCGCTGTTCGTGTCGCAGGTGAAGGCCAATCAACCGATCACCGTGACCGATCCGAGCATGACTCGGTTCCTGATGTCACTCGAAGAATCCGTCGATCTGGTGCTGTTCGCCTACGGCAACGGCCGTCAGGGCGACATTCTGGTGCAGAAGTCGCCGGCCTGCACGGTCGAGGTGCTGGCCAAGGCGGTGATGGCAGTGTTCGAACGCGCGGTGCCGATCCAGGTGATCGGCACGCGGCACGGGGAAAAGAAGTACGAATCCCTGGTGTCCCGCGAGGAAATGGCGCGTGCCGAAGACCTCGGGCGCTACTATCGCGTGCCGGCGGACGACCGCGATCTGAACTACAACAAGTACTTCGTCGAGGGCGAACAGAGCATTTCCAAGACGGAAGACTACACCTCGGACAACACCCATCGACTGGACGTCGACCAGGTCAAGGACCTCCTGCTCAGGCTGGACTATATTCAGGACGAGCTGAAGTCCGGCTTCCCCGGTCAATGA
- a CDS encoding glycosyltransferase family 4 protein translates to MSATSTQDPTFETDDYPDGPRVMFVGWAESSHTHSWIDLLQQSGINARLFALPSAVPPDSWQVRTYVTIAAPSPIDSAYRKTLTSAPTAPPPRRSLFSWIRPAPTAPAVTIERLLADAIMQWKPDVVHTLGLDAATYLMERTRQLHPEIVGIGRWVVQVRGGPDLALHQYDPVHRPKIESIFAQCDHLIADNPINYEDAVKLGLAAEKTCSPGLGVVSGPGGIDVQGLRSRWSLLPSQRPRTILWPKTYETISSKALPVLEAIRLAWDRIAPVTFEMLWLVQSDVRIWFEKSMPDHIKASCNLYGRLDREQVLAMLPSARVMLAPSLTDGIPNSMMEAMALGAFPIVSPLDTITPVVKNEENVLFARNLYPEEIADALVRAMQDDALVDRAAANNVIRVDELANRDRVRIAVIDYYKQLTTLQRQTRAA, encoded by the coding sequence ATGTCCGCGACGTCGACACAGGATCCGACATTCGAGACCGACGATTACCCCGACGGACCGCGCGTGATGTTCGTGGGGTGGGCGGAGAGTTCGCACACCCATTCCTGGATCGATCTGCTGCAGCAATCCGGCATCAACGCGCGACTGTTCGCCCTGCCCTCCGCCGTCCCACCCGACAGCTGGCAAGTGAGAACCTATGTGACGATCGCGGCGCCCAGCCCGATCGATTCTGCCTACCGCAAGACGCTGACGTCTGCGCCGACCGCGCCGCCGCCCAGGCGGAGTTTGTTTAGCTGGATCAGGCCGGCTCCAACAGCACCCGCGGTGACCATCGAGCGACTGCTGGCGGACGCCATCATGCAGTGGAAGCCCGACGTCGTGCACACGCTCGGCCTTGATGCCGCGACCTATCTGATGGAGCGGACGCGCCAGCTGCATCCGGAAATCGTGGGAATCGGCCGTTGGGTGGTGCAGGTTCGCGGCGGGCCGGACCTAGCACTGCATCAATACGACCCGGTTCATCGTCCCAAGATCGAGAGCATCTTCGCGCAGTGCGATCACCTGATCGCCGACAATCCGATCAACTACGAAGACGCCGTCAAGCTCGGGCTCGCCGCGGAGAAGACCTGCTCGCCGGGACTGGGCGTCGTCTCCGGCCCGGGCGGCATCGACGTGCAGGGCCTGCGCAGCCGGTGGTCGCTCTTGCCTTCACAACGGCCGCGGACCATATTGTGGCCGAAGACCTATGAAACCATTTCCTCGAAGGCCCTCCCGGTTTTAGAGGCTATTCGGCTTGCGTGGGACCGGATTGCTCCGGTGACATTCGAAATGCTCTGGCTGGTCCAGAGCGACGTCCGGATCTGGTTCGAGAAGAGCATGCCGGACCACATCAAAGCGTCCTGCAATCTGTACGGCCGCCTGGATCGCGAACAGGTACTCGCCATGCTGCCGTCGGCGCGCGTGATGCTGGCTCCGTCGCTGACGGACGGAATTCCAAATTCGATGATGGAAGCCATGGCGCTGGGAGCGTTTCCAATCGTATCGCCGCTCGACACCATCACCCCGGTCGTCAAGAACGAGGAGAATGTTCTGTTCGCTCGCAATCTGTATCCCGAGGAAATCGCCGACGCGCTGGTCCGTGCGATGCAGGACGACGCGCTGGTCGATCGGGCCGCGGCCAACAACGTGATCAGAGTCGACGAACTGGCCAACCGCGACCGCGTCAGGATTGCAGTCATCGATTACTACAAGCAACTCACCACCCTGCAGCGCCAGACGAGGGCGGCATGA
- a CDS encoding class I SAM-dependent methyltransferase, with protein MIMHTPAHEITSATQVLTCPACGNDTLAVTDESVNLDQIMKRWRDHGAAFSAETLARYSTRELGPLHLYTCRTCQFGQYQPIVVGNADFYGAIGQIEYYTENKWEFDRSIEFIRRERPHTVIDVGCGSGFFLDQLRKAMPSIKLVGIEINEAAASQARARGHHVEVLDWDREDFAQALPFKADVVVCHQVLEHVQNPIQLLKSIRTMLTESGLAVISTPDSEGLVGRQSDSLTEQPPHHVTKWNEAAFRAALPRAGFRAVRAYYEPLPKILWPGYFPTIWQANGWPSIVGRAAAQAGNLGGEGMNWLASLLEQRGISYLHGAGGHTILVTARPQASQRIAATGRDASEQPTPSSSLPSLVGELVAKIKARRAAARLRHLQRSAQALVESVDAFIAEAQSLTAGQAPESDHQAGPAVRQTTLDALAQIALEINERYERLDALERSALSDEQPRARLRR; from the coding sequence ATGATTATGCACACCCCAGCCCACGAGATCACGTCGGCCACGCAGGTGCTGACCTGCCCCGCGTGCGGCAATGACACTCTCGCCGTGACCGACGAGTCGGTGAATCTCGACCAGATCATGAAGCGCTGGCGCGATCACGGCGCGGCGTTCAGCGCCGAGACACTCGCCCGCTACAGCACCCGCGAACTCGGGCCGCTCCACCTCTACACCTGCCGGACCTGCCAGTTCGGACAATATCAGCCGATCGTCGTCGGCAACGCCGATTTCTACGGCGCGATTGGCCAGATCGAATACTACACCGAGAACAAGTGGGAGTTCGACCGCTCGATCGAATTCATCCGTCGCGAACGACCGCACACGGTAATCGATGTCGGCTGCGGATCCGGCTTCTTTCTCGATCAGTTGCGCAAGGCGATGCCCTCGATCAAGCTCGTCGGCATCGAAATCAACGAGGCCGCCGCCAGTCAGGCGCGCGCGCGCGGCCACCACGTGGAAGTGCTCGACTGGGACCGGGAAGACTTCGCCCAAGCTCTGCCGTTCAAGGCCGACGTCGTGGTCTGCCATCAGGTCCTCGAGCACGTGCAAAATCCGATTCAGTTACTGAAATCGATCCGCACCATGCTGACCGAAAGCGGCCTGGCGGTGATCTCGACGCCCGACAGCGAAGGCTTGGTCGGCAGGCAGAGCGATTCACTGACGGAACAGCCGCCCCATCACGTCACGAAATGGAACGAGGCGGCGTTCCGCGCCGCCCTGCCCCGCGCCGGGTTTCGCGCCGTCCGCGCCTATTACGAGCCATTGCCGAAGATCCTGTGGCCCGGCTATTTCCCGACGATCTGGCAGGCGAACGGATGGCCGTCGATCGTCGGACGCGCTGCGGCACAGGCCGGCAACCTCGGCGGCGAGGGCATGAATTGGCTGGCTAGCCTGTTGGAACAACGGGGGATTTCGTATCTTCATGGCGCCGGCGGCCACACCATCCTGGTCACCGCGCGGCCGCAAGCCAGCCAACGGATCGCCGCGACAGGACGCGACGCTTCCGAACAGCCCACGCCATCGAGCTCGCTGCCAAGCTTGGTCGGCGAGCTTGTCGCGAAGATCAAGGCGCGGCGGGCGGCGGCGCGGTTGCGTCACCTGCAGAGATCCGCGCAAGCATTGGTCGAGTCGGTCGATGCTTTCATCGCAGAAGCTCAGTCGTTGACCGCCGGTCAGGCTCCCGAGTCCGACCATCAAGCGGGCCCGGCCGTGCGGCAGACCACCTTGGACGCACTGGCGCAAATCGCTTTGGAGATCAACGAGCGTTACGAACGGCTCGACGCCCTCGAACGGTCTGCGCTTTCCGACGAGCAGCCGCGCGCGAGGCTGCGCCGATGA
- a CDS encoding ABC transporter permease yields MLAARSLLAPWWTSSVALLRSIVRNRRLTIELSKRELLDRYTGQLFGSAWAILHPALTVLVFLFFFGEVLKVKVGGAHLPANNDFTIYLLSGLLPWLVLQDVLTRGSTLVVNNAHLVKQVAFPLDVLPIKAIPPAFVILLVGLLLLIVYTLMTTFALPATYLVLPLLLAELILLCVGIALFLSALGVFIRDLKDIVQVFSFVGVYVSPIFYTIDTVPAKLRALVFLNPFTPIILTFQDVLFYGSFAHPWAWVVSIVLSVAALLIGARVFNTTQHYFGSYL; encoded by the coding sequence TTGTTAGCCGCCCGATCCCTGCTCGCTCCCTGGTGGACATCGAGCGTCGCCCTGCTGCGGAGCATCGTCCGCAATCGCCGGCTCACGATCGAGCTGTCGAAGCGCGAACTGCTCGACCGCTATACGGGCCAGCTGTTCGGATCGGCATGGGCGATCCTGCATCCCGCACTCACCGTGCTGGTGTTCTTGTTCTTCTTCGGCGAGGTGCTGAAGGTCAAGGTCGGCGGCGCGCACCTGCCCGCCAACAACGATTTCACCATCTATCTGCTGTCCGGACTGCTGCCGTGGCTGGTGCTGCAGGACGTGCTGACTCGCGGCTCGACGCTGGTCGTCAACAACGCCCACCTCGTCAAACAGGTAGCGTTTCCTCTCGACGTGCTGCCGATCAAGGCGATCCCGCCGGCTTTCGTCATCCTGCTGGTCGGACTGTTACTGCTGATCGTCTACACGCTGATGACCACCTTTGCCCTGCCCGCGACCTATCTGGTTCTGCCGTTGCTGCTGGCGGAATTGATCTTGCTTTGCGTCGGCATCGCATTGTTTCTGTCGGCGCTCGGCGTCTTCATCCGCGACCTGAAGGACATCGTCCAGGTGTTCAGTTTCGTGGGCGTCTACGTCTCGCCGATCTTCTACACCATCGATACCGTGCCCGCGAAGCTGCGGGCTCTGGTTTTTCTCAATCCGTTTACCCCGATCATCCTGACGTTCCAGGATGTGCTGTTCTACGGGAGTTTCGCTCATCCCTGGGCATGGGTGGTTTCGATCGTCCTATCCGTGGCAGCGTTGCTAATCGGAGCCCGAGTTTTCAACACCACTCAGCATTACTTCGGTAGCTACCTGTGA